The following proteins come from a genomic window of Diadema setosum chromosome 20, eeDiaSeto1, whole genome shotgun sequence:
- the LOC140243443 gene encoding BTB/POZ domain-containing protein 17-like translates to MYSDTPNYDYDDDFGSDYDDDFGSDYDSHYEDIVQMQLGFLAEREDDSDSHKHKKQRQDIQAARKYLLEGTRRENLGGDTAFGALYNQKLYSDLILSVGDRTFFAHRLVLCAWSDVFKTMLSDPTWQPNNELCNERSDNSSGQVTRQKLGEEEPDALVFEDFLKFLYTATVALTTENVLSLAKLADKYMIPELHELCCEFIENISSDTETILFFLPRAKVFNMTDIVKLCHQSLLTNFNLLSDQQLLDIDAVTMLVVLDSGIDLIVESEYALFKKIEPWLTQCENDDIFVKIIKCIRFPFMNALQLLKVTTTAVFSRATEKIPDLPLQVWQLQTLFREGSYGDLPDEFSGPRLYLCQPNRYLNSAHQETIERIFPITVGSSSSILTSPWIKTVVGKKQTFNLGQDSDLRILVTKVSADQIEIKLRAQLPSLAQKYHTAMVIGLPNQRPRYFKASGFATRNNSKSPSIWFIAEISVFGSTAFK, encoded by the exons ATGTACAGCGATACCCCGAATTACGACTACGATGACGATTTCGGGTCCGACTACGATGACGATTTCGGGTCCGACTACGACAGTCATTACGAAGACATTGTTCAAATGCAGTTGGGATTTCTGGCTGAGAGGGAAGATGACAGCGATTCCCATAAACACAAGAAACAACGTCAAGACATCCAG GCCGCTCGCAAGTATTTGCTGGAAGGTACGCGAAGGGAAAATCTGGGTGGAGACACTGCCTTTGGAGCATTATACAATCAGAAACTGTATAGTGATCTGATTCTTAGCGTAGGGGATCGCACTTTCTTTGCTCATCGTCTAGTTCTCTGCGCCTGGAGTGACGTCTTTAAAACCATGTTGTCTGACCCCACCTGGCAACCTAACAATGAGCTTTGTAACGAACGTAGCGACAACTCTTCTGGACAAGTCACCCGACAGAAACTGGGAGAGGAAGAACCAGACGCACTAGTTTTCGAGGATTTTCTTAAGTTCCTCTACACAGCCACCGTGGCCCTCACCACTGAAAACGTCTTGTCGCTGGCCAAGCTCGCCGATAAATACATGATCCCTGAACTTCATGAGCTCTGTTGTGAGTTTATCGAAAATATTTCAAGTGACACGGAGACGATACTTTTTTTCCTGCCAAGAGCCAAAGTATTCAACATGACAGACATCGTGAAACTGTGCCATCAATCCCTTCTGACAAATTTCAACCTGCTTTCAGATCAGCAGCTGCTCGACATCGACGCAGTGACAATGCTAGTTGTACTAGACAGCGGAATCGACTTGATCGTAGAGAGTGAGTACGCCCTCTTTAAGAAGATTGAGCCATGGCTCACCCAATGCGAAAACGACGACATCTTTGTCAAGATCATTAAGTGTATCCGCTTTCCGTTCATGAATGCCCTGCAGTTGCTGAAGGTGACGACCACTGCTGTATTCTCGAGGGCCACCGAAAAGATTCCAGACTTACCTTTACAAGTGTGGCAGCTGCAGACACTTTTCCGCGAAGGCTCGTACGGAGACCTACCGGATGAGTTCTCGGGTCCAAGGTTGTATCTGTGTCAACCAAACAGATACCTGAATAGCGCACACCAGGAGACCATAGAAAGGATCTTTCCTATCACCGTTGGTTCGTCGAGTAGTATTCTTACTTCTCCTTGGATAAAGACAGTAGTTGGAAAGAAACAGACCTTCAATCTAGGACAAGACAGTGACCTTCGTATACTTGTGACGAAAGTGTCAGCAGATCAGATCGAAATAAAGCTGAGGGCGCAGTTGCCATCTCTCGCACAAAAGTATCATACGGCCATGGTAATTGGCCTGCCCAACCAAAGACCCAGATACTTTAAGGCCAGTGGCTTTGCCACACGTAACAATTCAAAATCACCATCCA TATGGTTCATTGCAGAGATATCGGTATTTGGCAGCACTGCATTTAAATAG